The following DNA comes from Microcella sp..
GCCGACGGGCCCGAAGCGGGCCGCGAGAATCGCCACCCCGCCAGCGATCGCTCCGGCGAACGATGCGTCGAGCACGCGGGCGGGCAGGTCGCTCGGGCTCGAGAGCACAGCATTCAGGGCCCACGAGGCGACCATGCCGACGACGACCGCGGCCGATGCACTCGCCGCTCGAGCCCGGATCGAGACCCTGTCGATCAGCAGGAGCCCTAGGGGAATCAGCAGCACGAGCAGCGCGGCGATGAGCTGGAGAGGCACATCGCTGGTCACCATGACGTCAAACCTCCTTGCGCATAGACACCGAAGGGCGCTACCCCCTTGCGAGAGTAGCGCCCTGGAATCCCCCGAGAGGGATCGAGAAGTGCCGGTGTTACTTGGTCTCGAACACGTAGCTGGTCTCGCCGTGCACGATCGGGTCGATGCCCGCGATCTCGTCTTCTTCCTTGATGCGGAAGCCGATGGACTTCTCGATCGCGAAGCCGATGATGAAGGCGACCACGAACGAGTAGATCATCACACCGAAGGCGGCGATCGCCTGCACCGCGAGCTGACCGAGGTCGCCGCCCGTGAAGAGGCCGGTGTCGATCGCGAAGAAGCCCAGGTACAGGGTTCCGATGAGGCCACCGACGAGGTGGATGCCGACGACGTCGAGCGAGTCGTCGAATCCGAGCTTGAACTTCAGCTCGATCGCGAGAGCGCACAGCACACCGGCAATGACACCCAGCAGCAGAGCCCAGCCCGGTGCGAGGTTGGCGCACGCCGGGGTGATGGCGACCAGACCAGCGATCGCACCCGAACCGGCGCCGACCGAGGTGGGCTTGCCGTCCTTGATCTTCTCGACGATGAGCCAGCCGAGAATCGCGGCGGCAGTGGCGACGAGCGTGTTGGTGACGATGAGGCCGACGAGCGCGAGGTCGTTGAGGAACTCAGCGCCAGCGTTGAAGCCGAACCAGCCGAACCACAGGATGCCGGCGCCCAGCAGCACGAACGGCGGGTTGTGAGGCACGTGAGCACCCTTGGCGAACCCGACCCGCTTGCCGAGCACGAGCGCGAGCGCCAGGGCCGCAGCACCGGCGTTGATGTGCACAGCCGTACCACCCGCGTAGTCGATGACGCCCGGGAGCCCGAGCGTGTTGCCGAGCTCGAGGATCCAGCCTCCGCCCCACACCCACGCGGCAACGGGGAAGTAGACGAGCGTCGCCCAGATGCCGGCGAAGATCATCCACGAGCCGAACTTGGCCCGGTCGGCGATGGCACCTGAGATGAGCGCGACGGTGATGATCGCGAAGGTCGCGCCGAACGCAGCGCCTACAAGCGTCTCATTGTCGCCCGCGGCCGCCATGAGGCCGAAGTCTGAGAACGGGTTGCCGAACAGTTCGGTCGGTCCGCCGACGGCAGACATGTTGAACCCGTACAGCACCCAGAGGACGCTGATGAGGCCCATCGCGCCGAAGCTCATCATCATCATGCTGATGACGCTCTTGGCCTTGACGAGACCGCCATAGAAGAACGCGACGCCCGGGGTCATGAACAGAACCAGGGCGGTGGCCGTAATGGCCCAACTGAGTTCGCCGGTATCCATCTGTTTCTACCTCTCATAGTGGAACGTGGGTCGTGACGGTCGGGTCAGGGGAACCCAGCACGACGGTCAGCCGTCGCGGTCACGTGCCCAGTGTTGAGGCAGGAGGTTTCAGCACCGGTGTCGCGATGTTTCCCCGGTGTTACGCAGACGCGCCTCAGGTAAACATCGCGTTTCGGCGATGTGCGGTGCGGCTATGAAGTCGCCGAGTCGTCACCGAAGGATTCGTCGTCATCGATCAGACGATCGCGCGGCGATGCAGTGGAAGCGGCGAGTTCGTCGGGGATCGTCGTCGCCACAGGACGACTGCCGGTCAGGTAGCCGGATCGTGCGAGGGCGAAGCTTCCGATCGAGCTCGTCAGCAACTGTGCAGCGATGGCGATCACGCCCTTCACCACATTCAGGGGGCTGAAGTCGAGTACGACGACACCGACGATGATGAGCGCGACGCCGAGACCCGCGGCCGTGCCGATCGCGCTGGTGCGCGTATAGAGGTCGGGCAGCTTGATCAGGCCGATCGCAGCGCTGGCGATGATGAACGCACCGAGGATGAGCAGTGCGCTGCCGCTGATCGTCACGACGAGATCGGCGGTCATCGCTGGCCCCCCTGCAGCAGGCGCGCGAGCGAGAGGATCGACAGGAAGCCGAGAATCGCCGCGATGAGGATGATGTCGATGACGGCGTCGATCGAGAAAGTGAGGCCAAAGACCGCGACGATACCGATGAAGGCGAAGAAGATGAGGTCGCCGGCGACCGCGGTATCGCCCGCGGTGGGTCCGCGCACGATGCGCACTACCGCGAGCACGACGGCGATCGCCAGCAAGCCGATGACGATGGCGGCGACGACTGTGGGAATCACGGCGTGTCCTCTCTGGCATGAGACGCCGGGGCTCGCCAGCGCACCCCGCGCACGAGTCGCGCCTGCGTGTCGAGAAGTGACGACCGGAATGCTTCCGGGTCACCCGCGACGAACATCCCGTGCACGAACATCGCGCGCGCTCGACGGTCGACGGCGATGACAAGTGTGTCGGGCGTGATGGTGATGATCGCGATGAGCAGGGTGAGCTCGGCGTCGCTCATCTCGTCGAGGTCGACCCGCACGATGCCCGGCTGAGGTTGGCGGCCGGGCGTGAGGATCAGAGCGCTCACCTGCACGCTCGTCACGATGAACTGCTTGGTGAACCAGCCGAGAAGCGCGAGCGCGCGCACGGGGAGGCTCCAGGGCGAAGTAGTCA
Coding sequences within:
- a CDS encoding Na+/H+ antiporter subunit E, yielding MTTSPWSLPVRALALLGWFTKQFIVTSVQVSALILTPGRQPQPGIVRVDLDEMSDAELTLLIAIITITPDTLVIAVDRRARAMFVHGMFVAGDPEAFRSSLLDTQARLVRGVRWRAPASHAREDTP
- a CDS encoding cation:proton antiporter; translated protein: MTADLVVTISGSALLILGAFIIASAAIGLIKLPDLYTRTSAIGTAAGLGVALIIVGVVVLDFSPLNVVKGVIAIAAQLLTSSIGSFALARSGYLTGSRPVATTIPDELAASTASPRDRLIDDDESFGDDSATS
- a CDS encoding ammonium transporter, which codes for MDTGELSWAITATALVLFMTPGVAFFYGGLVKAKSVISMMMMSFGAMGLISVLWVLYGFNMSAVGGPTELFGNPFSDFGLMAAAGDNETLVGAAFGATFAIITVALISGAIADRAKFGSWMIFAGIWATLVYFPVAAWVWGGGWILELGNTLGLPGVIDYAGGTAVHINAGAAALALALVLGKRVGFAKGAHVPHNPPFVLLGAGILWFGWFGFNAGAEFLNDLALVGLIVTNTLVATAAAILGWLIVEKIKDGKPTSVGAGSGAIAGLVAITPACANLAPGWALLLGVIAGVLCALAIELKFKLGFDDSLDVVGIHLVGGLIGTLYLGFFAIDTGLFTGGDLGQLAVQAIAAFGVMIYSFVVAFIIGFAIEKSIGFRIKEEDEIAGIDPIVHGETSYVFETK
- a CDS encoding monovalent cation/H+ antiporter complex subunit F — its product is MIPTVVAAIVIGLLAIAVVLAVVRIVRGPTAGDTAVAGDLIFFAFIGIVAVFGLTFSIDAVIDIILIAAILGFLSILSLARLLQGGQR